The genomic segment GTAAGGCCTAGACAGATGATTACCCAATGACATAACCCGGCTTATCGGTCTGATTGCGTACAAAAAAACAGAACGGATTTCTTCCGTTCTGTTTTTTTGATATTTGTTTTATTATTTATTGCGTTTACCTGTGTATTTCTCTTCGCAGTATTTACATCTGTAAACTTCTTTCTCTTTATCTGCAAGAACAAAGATCTGGTCGAGTCCCTGTTCAATGGAAGTGATGCAACGTGGATTCTTGCATTTGATCACGTTGACAACCTGATTCGGAAGTTTCAGTTCTTTTTTGGCAACGATCTTCTCGTCCTTGATTACGTTTACAGTAATGTTATGATCGATAAAGCCGAGAATGTCAAGATCGAGATTCTCAACCGGGCATTCAACCTTGATGATATCTTTCTTACCCATTTTGTTGCTGCGCGCGTTCTTGATGATGGCAACGGTGCAGTCAAGTTTATCAAGCTTCAGATCATGATAGATAGTCATGGCCTTGCCTGCTTTGATATGGTCTAATACATAACCTTCGCGAAGTGCTCCAACATTTAACATGGTAATTTTACCTCCAGTAATGTGAGAATCAGGGCCATACGTACATATACACCGTACTGTACCTGTTTGAAATAAGCTGCTCTCGGGTCTGCATCCACCTCTGTTGAGATTTCATTTACACGTGGAAGCGGATGAAGAACGTACATGTCTTTTTTTGCAAGTTCCATTTTCTGTTTGTCCAGAATGTAGAAATCCTTCATGCGGACATAGTCTTCTTCGTTGAAGAAACGTTCTTTCTGTACACGTGTCATGTAGAGGATATCAAGATCCGGTAAGGCATCTTCCAGTCTCTCTACTTCCTGAAATTCGATATTGTTCTTTTTCAGAACATCCTCGCGGATATAGCTTGGGATGCGAAGCTCTTCCGGTGAGATCAGAATGAATTTTACATTTGTGTAACGTACAAGTGCCTCGATCAGGGAGTGAACTGTACGTCCGAATTTCAGGTCGCCGCACAGACCAATGGTCAGATTGTCCAGACGTCCTTTCAGGGAACGGATGGTAAGTAAGTCGGTTAATGTCTGGGTAGGATGTTGATGACCACCGTCGCCGGCGTTGATAACAGGAATAGAAGAAGCCATAGAAGCTACTAACGGAGCACCTTCTTTCGGGTGGCGCATAGCACAGATGTCAGCGTAACAGGATACAACGCGGATTGTATCGGCAACACTTTCACCCTTTGAAGCGGAACTGGAATCAGCTGATGAAAAACCGAGAACTTTACCGCCAAGGTTCATCATAGCAGCTTCAAAGCTGAGACGGGTACGGGTGCTTGGCTCATAGAATAAAGTTGCCAGTCTTTTATCATCGCAGACATGTGCGTATTTATCAGGGTGTTTCTCAATATCGCTGGCCAGGTCAAGAAGAGTATTTAACTCATCAACAGACAGATCCAGCGGACTCATTAAGTGTCTCATTTCATACCTCCATATTTTACTAGTTCAGGAATTGTTTACGTAATCCTTCTTAACATCATATAATAATCAGGTGCTTTTTTCAAGAGAGTTTTCCAAGTATTTTCTCAAAAAAAAGTCCGGCTCCGAACCAGAGGGGAGCGTAGTCCGGTCTTATCAGTCCCCGGTAATTCAGGGGAGTGTTGCTGTAGTCCCAGGGACACATATGAAAACAGCGCAAAAGAGCACCGCTGATAAATTCTACGAAAAAAAATCCGACAGTATAAATGCAGCCGCGGACAAAAAGCGGGACAGCAGAAAGTTTACCGGAGAGCGGGCGGATGATGGCACCGCATCCGTAAATGGGAAACATTAAAAGGGAAGTTTTTCCTGTCATGGTAAGTTCTCCTGAAAGGATGGAATGCAGTCCGGTCCAGAGGATTTCCATGCACCAGCCCGTCAGACCGCAGAGAATAAAAGCTTTTTTCATAGGTAACGCTCCTGTATAAATTTCTATGATTCTAGTATTGCCTGCCTTGAAAAAAACATACACGTAGGATATAATGAGAACACGTTATTACACTATAGCAATGAGGTGCCTTATGCGCAAAAGGAACGTGTGGAGGGGATCTCATGGAAATAAGAGGAGTTTATTATGAATTATCAGGAAAGCCGGGAGTACATAGACAAAATCACCCGGGAAATTCCCAGTGTCCTGGGACTGGAGCATATGCGTGAGCTGATGAAA from the Blautia wexlerae DSM 19850 genome contains:
- a CDS encoding aspartate carbamoyltransferase regulatory subunit, which codes for MLNVGALREGYVLDHIKAGKAMTIYHDLKLDKLDCTVAIIKNARSNKMGKKDIIKVECPVENLDLDILGFIDHNITVNVIKDEKIVAKKELKLPNQVVNVIKCKNPRCITSIEQGLDQIFVLADKEKEVYRCKYCEEKYTGKRNK
- the pyrB gene encoding aspartate carbamoyltransferase, whose amino-acid sequence is MRHLMSPLDLSVDELNTLLDLASDIEKHPDKYAHVCDDKRLATLFYEPSTRTRLSFEAAMMNLGGKVLGFSSADSSSASKGESVADTIRVVSCYADICAMRHPKEGAPLVASMASSIPVINAGDGGHQHPTQTLTDLLTIRSLKGRLDNLTIGLCGDLKFGRTVHSLIEALVRYTNVKFILISPEELRIPSYIREDVLKKNNIEFQEVERLEDALPDLDILYMTRVQKERFFNEEDYVRMKDFYILDKQKMELAKKDMYVLHPLPRVNEISTEVDADPRAAYFKQVQYGVYVRMALILTLLEVKLPC
- a CDS encoding putative ABC transporter permease; its protein translation is MKKAFILCGLTGWCMEILWTGLHSILSGELTMTGKTSLLMFPIYGCGAIIRPLSGKLSAVPLFVRGCIYTVGFFFVEFISGALLRCFHMCPWDYSNTPLNYRGLIRPDYAPLWFGAGLFFEKILGKLS